The following is a genomic window from Amycolatopsis cihanbeyliensis.
CCCGATCGGCATACGGCACGCCGAGCAACTCGCAGATCACCAGGGACGGGATGGGCAGCGCGAACTCCCGCACCAGGTCCGCGGGTGGCCCGGTGCGCCGCATCGCCGCGGCGTGCTCCCGCGCGATCTCCTCGATCCGCTGGGCGAGCTGGTTCATCCTGCGCACGGTGAACTGGCCGGTGAGCAGGCGGCGGTACCGGGTGTGTTCCGGCGGATCCTGGTGGACGAACATTCCCGGCGGCAGGTCGCCCGGCTTGGCCTCGGCCGGTATCCGCCTGCTGGCCACCGGCGGATGTTTCAGTTCCGCCTTCGCGCTGAACCGGGGGTCGGCCAGGATCGCCCTGGCATGCGCGTAGTCGGTCACCAGCCAACCCCGGTGCCCGTCCGGGTAGGTCATCCGGGAGATCGGCTGGTCGGTGCGCAACCGGCTGACCTCCTCGGGCGGGTCCAGTGGTCGCCGGCGGGCAGTGGAAAGGCCTTCCGCGGCGGGTGGGGCGGTCTCGGTCATCGGTTTTCCTCCCCTTGCCGGGTGCCAGTGGGCACGGTTGCCCCTCGAAGCTACACCTGATTCACAACTTTGTGAAAGTTGTCATACGAGCGAACCTGCCAGGGGTAAAGGTGAGAGACGCTCGCGTTCTGCCGGGAATGTGGCCCTGTCGGGGTGACGATTACCGAAATTCCACCGGTCCGAGGACGTGATTACCGACAGTCGCGAAAAATGCGCGGAGTCCGAGTGATCGGTAACCGTGATCGCCTCTTCGGATGATCTCCGTCCCGGCTCTCCGGTCCCGCCCGACTCACACGACGGCACCCGGTCTGCCACCCGAACGGGGCATGGTGCACTATGCACAGCGTCATCAGCGGGGCGATCCGTTGCACCCAGAGTGAGTTTGATCCGTGCTGCCGGGTGAGTTCAGCCGCACACTACGAAATCCGGGTGGCCAGGGTTAATACTTGACGGTCGGACAGCCATGATGGAGGGCGACGAGATTCAGTGAGACCGGCCGTTATTCGCTTCGGACAAGCACGCCCTGTTCACCGGAACGCCCTTTGACCACTACCCCTCGTAACGCCATGATGTTGTGTGACAACGGCAAGTACTGTGACAAGTTCAAGTGCAGTGACAACTTGACGACCACACTCCGCGCACCCGGGAGTATGCGATGACGACCATGACGAGCCTCATGGAACTGGCCCAGGAGCAGCCACTGGACACGGGCGGTGTCCGCACGTGGATCCTGGACAACATCATCCCGCTGGTGCTGCTCGCCGTCGCGCTGCTGCTGCTGTGGTTGGGCGGCGGGAAGGGCGACAACGCCGGTGTCATGCGGCGCCTTGCCGGTGTGGTGATCGCGCTGGCCATCGTGGGGTTGGCGGTGAGCGGACTCGGCGTGAACGTCGGTGAATGGCTCGCCAGTCTGTTCACGGGCTGAGCTGGACTCGCCTTGCGGATTCGAACCGATGACGAGGTCTACCGGGTCGATGCGGTGTGGCTCGGCCCGCCGAAGGCCACTTTCCCCTGGCGGGCCCGCTACGTGGCGTGGGGCGTCGGGATCCCGGTGTTCCTGGTGGTGCTGACGGTCGAGCGGCAGCTCGGCTTCGAGTTCGGGTTCTTCTCGACAGCCTGGGCTTTCATCGCCACTATCGCGATCACCAGGTTGATCACGGCGAAGATCAGTCACGAGCGCCCGCTCGGCGCCGTGCTGGCGATGTGGGCCCGCGAGCTGAACACGCCGCGGGCACGCTCGAGCGGCGCCGGCGGCGCGGTCAGCGCCAGCAAGGTGCGGGTGCGTGCCGACCGGCCACGGCCGAGACATCATGGGCGCGGACATCAACATCATGGGCGCAGGGGGAGAAGCCAACCTTTCCGCGAGGGGGCCGGTAGTAACACAGCACGAGTACGCCGGGGCCGTACACGGCCCGCGGTGGGGAGGTAGTCGTTGTTCGGTCGCGGCGGAAGGCGGCAGCAGAACCGGGAACAGGACCTGTCCCCGGGTTCCGGCGCTTGGCAGGCCGGGACGCCCCAGCTCCAGGCCAAGCAGGTACGCCAGTCCAAGCAGGTCAACCAGGGCAAGCAGACCAAGCAGCGGCGGCTTCCCGGTGAGCAGGCCGTGCCCACCTACACCCCCTCGATCGCCGCCCGCAGCATCGACGGCCACCTGCTGCGCACCGGCAACGAGGTCTACGCCTGGTACCGCCTCGCGCCGCAGCGCTGGTCCTTTCGTTCCGACTCCCAGCGCCGGGACCTGGTGGCCGCGATCGCCGGCCAGTACGCCGAACTGCAGGGCCGCTGGATGCACCTGCGGGTCACCACCCGGCCCTATCCGATCCGGATGTGGGCCGAGGCGCACGTGCACAACGCCATAAGCCGCCCGCAGGACACCCCGGGCACCCTCTCCTTCGACGACTACCTGATCGGCGAGCAGCAGCAGCTGATGGGCCGCTCCATGGCGGAGAAGGAGGTCTACCTCGGGGTGCAGGTGCAGACCCGCGGGGTGATGGACCGCGCGGTGGAGCGCGCGGCCCCGCTGCTGCGCAGGATCCTGCCCGAGGCGGTGGACGCCGAGCTCACCGCGCTGGACTCCGAGGTCGAGCACCTGGACCAGGTGATCGGCTCGGCCGGGCTGGAGGGCCGTCCCGCGCTGGCCGAGGAGATGTCCTGGCTGATGCACCGGTCCTGCTCGCTCGGCCTGCCCGCGCCACGCAACCTGCCCGCGGTACCCGGGGCGGCCTGGGAACCGGAGGACCTCGCCAGCTTCACCGACGCCGCGGACCTGCACTGCGACCCCTACGCCCCGACCGTGACGGTGCGCGGGCGTACCGGGTCCAACGCCGGGTTGTCCCGGCAGGTCGCGGTGCTCACCGTCGGGCAGATGCACGGGCTGCAGATCCCGGAGGTCGACGACCCGTGGGTGCAGCACGCCGACCGGTTGCCCGCCGCGGTCGAGTGGTCGGCCCGGATCTACGTGCGCAAGCCGGAGGAGGTGGCCGGCGAGCTGCAACGGCAGATGAACAAGGTGCGCTCGCAGGTCAAGCACTACACCGACGAGCACGAGCTGGAGCCGCCGCAGTCACTGGCAAGGCAGGCGTCCAGGGTGCTGGAGATCGACGACGAGATGACCTCCGGCTTCACCGCGCTGGCCACCAGGGTGCGGTCCTGGTGGCGGCTCGCGGTGTCCGGACCGACCGAGCGGGACGCGCTGCGCCTGGCCCAGCAGCTACTCGACCTGTACAAGCCGAAGATCGCCATCGAGCACCCCGAGGCGCAGTACGCGATGGCGCGGGAGTTCATCCCGGGTGAGCCGCTGGCCTCCGGCGCCTACATGCGGCGCGGTTCGGTGGTCTGGGCCGCCTCCTCGGTGCCGACGGCCACGGCCGAGGTGGGGGACCGGCGGGGCATCCTGCTCGGCGAGACCTGCACGGCGACCCGGCGCCCGGTGGCCTGGGACCCGTGGATGGCGCAGGAGATCCGGGACGGCTCCGGCCTCACCGCGATGGTGGCCGGCCTCGGTGGCGGCAAGTCCTTTCTCGGCGGCGGGATCGTCTACAAGACGCTGCGCGCCGGGGCGCACTGGACGATCCTGGACCCCTCCGGCCCGCTGGCCAGGCTGTGCGACCTGCCGGAGGTACGGCCGTATGCCCGGCCGATCAACCTGCTGAACGCCCAGCCGGGCATCCTCAACCCGTACCG
Proteins encoded in this region:
- a CDS encoding ATP-binding protein, with the translated sequence MFGRGGRRQQNREQDLSPGSGAWQAGTPQLQAKQVRQSKQVNQGKQTKQRRLPGEQAVPTYTPSIAARSIDGHLLRTGNEVYAWYRLAPQRWSFRSDSQRRDLVAAIAGQYAELQGRWMHLRVTTRPYPIRMWAEAHVHNAISRPQDTPGTLSFDDYLIGEQQQLMGRSMAEKEVYLGVQVQTRGVMDRAVERAAPLLRRILPEAVDAELTALDSEVEHLDQVIGSAGLEGRPALAEEMSWLMHRSCSLGLPAPRNLPAVPGAAWEPEDLASFTDAADLHCDPYAPTVTVRGRTGSNAGLSRQVAVLTVGQMHGLQIPEVDDPWVQHADRLPAAVEWSARIYVRKPEEVAGELQRQMNKVRSQVKHYTDEHELEPPQSLARQASRVLEIDDEMTSGFTALATRVRSWWRLAVSGPTERDALRLAQQLLDLYKPKIAIEHPEAQYAMAREFIPGEPLASGAYMRRGSVVWAASSVPTATAEVGDRRGILLGETCTATRRPVAWDPWMAQEIRDGSGLTAMVAGLGGGKSFLGGGIVYKTLRAGAHWTILDPSGPLARLCDLPEVRPYARPINLLNAQPGILNPYRVVAEPQLEHFLDEDDPERAWRRERALAGATRRRLVLDVLTGILPYEVARMPQSRIVLLRAVRTVGGRYDADPGQVIDALRRDSSEHHEHAVVVADFLDEMRERMSLLIPEADADPYAETRDDRMTVLTMAGLTLPKDGVNREHWTDAEALGVEMLNLAAWLTQRSVYEKPKDLRKGVWIDEAFFLSEVPTGRVLMNRFARDSRKWNVRVLLSSQIPADFLRIQGFVSLLDSVFVGRLDDEDAQSDALRLLKVPVGVGYEQVVSALGRRPGAQRGVLERDREPRQFIFGDGAGGVERIRVDFSGPHLEHLRAAMDTTPGSIDPRVTGRTPEPPEPPGPDGAEESRAGAPAPPAEDDLEPDLERAAELEVGLTEEQVLEETAAEPRADADRHARAGKGGTGRDAA